The genomic window TGTAGAAGGCGTAATACTCCCCTTCCGCATCCATAAATTCTTCGTTTTCACCCTGAATCTGAGCCATTTCATAAGCGACACGTTCAAACAGGCTGTCGTTTTCGGCATAAGCATACATAACATCACGGTAGGCGTAATAGGCATCGGATTTCTTACCGGCCTGGTAAAGGGAATCCGCACGAGCGATTAGCTTGTCAGCAATCTTGTAGGGTTTGAATTCGGCAATACCCGTATCATACAGATGAACATCGGCCTGGTTATAGGCTTCTGCAGCAAATCTATCGGTCATTGTCGCCGTATACTCGCCCACATTCCTGTTATAAATTTCCGAAATACTTTGTTCATAAGTCTTGCCTGCATAAATCATGCGGTAGCACATGAAGTAATCATGCTTGTACAAGTTTTCGGGGAACAAGGCAATCTTGCGTACCAGACTCTTGGACTGTTCGTAAGAATAGCCCGCCTGAATAGAATTACGAACATATTCGTAGAATGCTTTCAAAGTATCTTCCGGAACATCCTTGTCAAATAATTTCTTTTCGACATAACGATCCGACAGATATTCCAAACGGTTATAGCGGTACAAGGCCCTGTATTCCCAGGAATGGTTCAGCTTCAGTTCCTTTGCAATTTCAGCATAGGCGAAAGTTTCTGCGATCATCTGCACCATCTTTTGATGGATTTGCTGAGTTAATACTCGACGGAAATACGCTTCATTAAACCTGAGCAAATCGGCTTCGGTAAAAACCGGCTTGCCAGCGATAGTGATCAACACCGCAGAAGAATCCACTTCGAAATAGGTTCCCGCCTTGACGCCAGCTTCGATACCAGCCCCCACGCGATCATAGGACTTGAGCTTTGCAGGATCAACGGCAGCAAGGTAGAAACGATGGAAGTTTTTCATGTCGTTTGCACGAATCACCGGTGTCACAAAGCCAGGTTCCTTACCTTCCAAAGCAGAAGAAAGGTCATTTACCAAGCCAATGCCATAGGGCAGCGCATAATTCTGCTTGACATGTCCCACATAGCCGCTGTCTTTTGCAGTCTTCTGATTGGAACTGTTTGCATATGCAGCAGCCTTGAACTGTTCAAGAGACGGCGTTTCGGCAAACAAGTTGGCAAGCTTCGCGGAATCTCCCTGCACATGGTACAGTTCATAACCAGGGGCGGTCATGAATTCATCCTTGTGGGAATTGTAATACGTCTTCGCATCGACTGCGGAAACTTCTTGAAGACCTACGTGAGCCTTTTCGAGAATATTTTCCGACATTTCGTAACGCAACGTGCGACGATGCATATCCGCGTAATTCTTCTTCTGTTTTAGGAGTTCTTCTTCCGAAGGATTTTCAAGTTTAAGCGAATCTTTCACATACGCATCGAACTGTTCCTGATTCTTTGAAACATAGTAGTAGTTTGCGACATCGCCACGAACCATCAAGAAATCACCCGTAGAATCGGACGGGAACAGATTGCGGTTGGCATCGTAGAACTGACGCAGTTCTGCATCGCTATACATCAAGCATTCCATGACGTAATAGCGCTGGTACACCATCATCAAGATGCGCGATTCCAAATCAGCAAAATGCGTTTTCCAATCTTCAGCCAATTCAGGATATTCTGCAAGAGCTCTCGTTACAAGTGCAGCCTTCGAATAGAGCTTGTCGTACAGGAACTGACCTTTAGTCGTCTTGTACGTTTCTCCATTTTTCATGAGCAGTGCATAATCTTCTTGATAGACCTTTTCGCCATCGATGCGAGCCAGGAGCGTATCCTTGTCGCCGATACCGTTACAGCCGTTCAATACAAACAGCGATGCCAATGAAACAAGAGCCAGGAGTTTTGCCTTCATAATTCCTCTGGTTAAGATTTCAAGACAGCAATTTTTGACACTAAGCTACAAAAATTAACCCACGAAGATACGTCCGTTGCGGAACAACTGCATCCACGGACCGTCTTCGCCCCATTCTGCCGGGTGCCAGGAGTACTGGCAGGTACGGAACACGCGTTCGGGGTGCGGCATCATCACGAGGGCGCGACCGTCTTCGGAGCAGAGGCCGTTGATGCCGAACGGGGAACCGTTAGGGTTCAGCGGGTAGCGTTCAGTGTATTCGTGCTTGCCGTCCACATAGCGGAGCGCCACGAGACCGGTCTTCAGGCAGGCTTCGGCGGCTTCGCGGCTAGCGAATTCCGCGCGGCCTTCGCCGTGTGCGACCGCAATGGGGAGCACGGAGCCTGCCATGCCCTTGAGGAGCACTGCCGGAGTGTCTTCGACCTTGAGCGTGCAGAAGCGGGCCTCGAAGCGTTCGGAGAGGTTCTGCACAAAGCGCGGCCAGTGCTTGGCACCCGGAATCAGGTCCTTGAGGTTAGAGACCATCTGGCAGCCGTTGCAGACGCCCAGCGTGAAGGTGTCCTTGCGGTTGAAGTAAGCCTCGAATTCGGCACGGGCCTTCGGGTTGAAGAGGATGCTCTTGGCCCAGCCTTCGCCGGCACCGAGAACGTCACCGTAGCTGAAGCCACCGCAAGCCACGAGACCGTTGAAGTCCTTGAGGCTTACGCGACCTTCGAGAATGTCGGTCATGTGAACGTCGATAGATTCGAAGCCGGCCTTCTGGAAGGCGGCGGCCATTTCGAGTTCGCCGTTGACGCCCTGTTCACGGAGGATTGCCATCTTCGGGCGGCTTGCGTAATCCTTGATAATCTTGGCAGACGCCGCCACGTCGAAGGTGACCTTCGGCGTGATACCCGGATTGTCCTGTTCCAGCTTGAGCTTGTATTCGCTTTCGGCGCAATCCGGGTTATCGCGGAGGGCCGCGATGCGGCGGGTCGTGTCGCTCCAGATGGCGCGGAGATCCGAGAGGCCTTCGGCGTAGTCGCCGATGACCAAGTTGTAAGAATCGTTAAGCGTTGCAATTTCAGAAACCGTATCGCCGAGGCCGACGGCTTCGAAAGCGGCCTTAACAGCAGCGAGGTCGGCATTCTTCACCTGGAGCACGGCACCGAGTTCTTCGTTGAAGAGGGCGTCGATGAGGTTACCCTTGAGGGCGTCGGCCTTCACCGTCACGCCCACGTGGCCTGCGAATGCCATTTCGGCAAGCGTCGTGTAGAGGCCGCCATCGCTCTTGTCGTGGTAGGCCATAATCTTGCCAGCCGCATTGAGCTTCTGGATTGTTTCGAAGAAGGCGCGGAGTTCCTTAGCGGAATCAACATCCGGAGCCTTGTCACCGAGGTTGCAGTAAACCTGAGCGGCAATGGAGGCGCCCATGCGGTTCTTGCCGCGAGCAAGGTCCACGAGAACGAGCGTAGAATCCTTGTCCTGCAACAGCTGCGGGGTAAGTGTCTTGCGTACATCGGCGCAAGGTGCAAAGGCGCTGATCACGAGAGAAATCGGAGCGGTCACGCGGTGGCTACCCTTGTCATCCTGCCACACGGTGCTCATGCTCATGGAGTCCTTGCCCACCGGAATCGTAATGCCGAGATCCGGGCAGAGTTCCATACCGATAGACTTCACGGCTTCGTAAAGGTCGGCACCGTCGCCTTCGTAGTTCGGCGTAGCCATCCAGTTTGCAGACAAGTTCACGCGGCCCATATCAGGCACGCAAGCGGCAGCCATGTTCGTGAGGGATTCTGCCACCGTCATGCGGGCAGCGGCCGCCGGAGAAATCAAGGCAACCGGGGCGCGTTCACCCATGCTCATGACTTCACCTTCGTAAGTATCAAGCGTTGCGCTTGTCACGGCGCAGTCGGCGACCGGCACCTGCCACGGGCCAACCATCTGGTCGCGGCAAATCATACCCGTCACAGAACGGTCACCAATAGAAATGAGGAACGTCTTGTCAGCGACGGTCGGGTTTGCAAGCACGCGGTGCGCCACATCCTTAATGGAGGCATCGGCCGGAACCACCGTGGAATTGAGCGGACGCTTCTGGCTCTTTTCGTTACGAATCATGCGGGGCGGCTTGCCGAGGAGCACGCCGAGCGGCATGTCAATCGGAGTCGTACCGAAGTGCTTATCGGTCAGGGTCAGGTGCTTTTCAGGGATAGCCTCGCCCACCACAGCATACGGGCAGCGTTCACGCTTACAGATTGCGTCGAACACATCCAGCTTGTCGCCAGCGATTGCAATCACATAGCGTTCCTGGGATTCGTTACTCCAGATTTCGAACGGGCTCATACCCGGTTCGTCGTTGGGGACGTTACGCAATTCAAACTTACCGCCGAGACCGCCATCGTTCACGAGTTCCGGGAAGGCGTTAGAAAGTCCACCTGCACCCACGTCGTGAATAAAGGTAATCGGGTTTTCTTCGTCCATCGCCCAGCAGCGGTCGATGACTTCCTGGCAGCGGCGTTCCATTTCGGGGTTTTCACGCTGCACCGAGGCAAAGTCGAGAGATTCATTACCGGCACCGTTAGCCACAGAACTTGCGGCACCACCACCGAGACCGATGAGCATCGCCGGACCGCCGAGCACAATCAGGTGGTCACCCGGGTCGATGTGGCCCTTTTCGATATGTTCATGCTTGATGTTACCGAGACCACCGGCCAACATAATCGGCTTGTGGTAACCGCGGACTTCCTTGCCGTTCTGGGCATCGACTTCCTGTTCGAAAGTACGGAAGTAACCGAGAATGTTCGGACGGCCGTATTCGTTGTTGAACGCAGCGCCACCGAGCGGGCCTTCGATCATGATGTCGAGGGCAGACGCAATACGGGACGGGCTTCCGAAGTCCTTTTCCCAAGGTTGGACTGCACCCGGCAGTTTCAAGTTCGAAACGCTAAAGCCCGTGAGGCCGGCCTTCGGCTTACTGCCCTTACCCGTGGCACCTTCATCACGGATTTCGCCACCACTACCAGTAGCGGCACCCGGGAACGGAGAAATAGCCGTCGGGTGGTTATGGGTTTCAACCTTCATCAAGATGTCGACTTCTTCGTGGTGGAAGTCGTACTTGTTGTTGCGCGGGTCAGCGTAGTAGCGGCCTGCGACAGCGCCCTTCATCACGGCGGCGTTGTCCTTGTAGGCGCTAAAGATGTTGGAGTTGTGGAGCTGGTAGGTGTTCTTGATCATCTGGAACAGGGACTTGTCCTGCTTGACGCCGTCGATGGTCCATTCGGCACCGAACACCTTGTGGCGGCAGTGCTCCGAGTTGGCCTGCGCGAACATGTAGAGTTCCACGTCGGTGGGGTTGCGCTTGAGTTCGGTGAAGTTCTTTACCAAGTAATCGATTTCGTCGGAGCTCAGAGCGAGGCCCATTTCTTTATCTGCTTTTACGAGGGCGTCGCGGCCTTCGGTAAGCACCGGAATCACGTTCAGCGGACGCGGTTCTTCCTTGCTGAAGAGAACTTCCAAGGAGGCGGTATCGGCAAACACGGCCTGGGTCATGCGATCGTGAATCTTGGCGGAGATTTTCTCACGGGCGCCAGCCGGTGCAGCACCTTCAAACTTTACATAGTAGGCAATAGCGCGTTCGATGCGCTTGATGGCCGGGAGGCCGCAAATGTGGGCAATATCGGTAGCCTTGGAACTCCACGGGCTGATGGTACCCGGACGCGGGCACACCACGAAGAGTTCGCCTTCGAGAGCCTTGGGTTCGCGGGCCGGACCGTAGTGCAGCACCTTCTTCAAAGTTTCGGTTTCCGCATCGGATAGGCCCTCGGACAGGTCCACTACGTGCAGGAATTCAGCGTAAACGGAAGCGACAGAAAGGCCTGCGCTCTTGAAATCGGAAGAAAGTTTCTGGAGACGGAAATCCGACAGAGCCGGCGTACCACGTAAAATGAGCATTATAAACCTCGGTTTGATTTTTTACGAGGGGAAATTTAGAAATTAGTAGACAGTAGGAAGTAGGAAGTAGGCTGAAATAATCACAACAAGAAACGGCCCGCAGAGCGGGTCGTTTCTTACAATTTTATAACTCGTTGAGTGTCAAGCGATTAGCGCTTTTTGCCCTTCTTGCCTTTTTTGCCCTTGGCGGCCTTGGCGGGCTTTGCAGCCTTCTTCGGGGCCGGAGCTTCTTCAACAGCTTCTTCGGCGCCATCTTCGCCTTCCTCAGCTTCCTCAATTTCTTCGCCCGGATTACCGACGAGAGCGTTCACGTT from Fibrobacter sp. UWB15 includes these protein-coding regions:
- a CDS encoding peptidyl-prolyl cis-trans isomerase yields the protein MKAKLLALVSLASLFVLNGCNGIGDKDTLLARIDGEKVYQEDYALLMKNGETYKTTKGQFLYDKLYSKAALVTRALAEYPELAEDWKTHFADLESRILMMVYQRYYVMECLMYSDAELRQFYDANRNLFPSDSTGDFLMVRGDVANYYYVSKNQEQFDAYVKDSLKLENPSEEELLKQKKNYADMHRRTLRYEMSENILEKAHVGLQEVSAVDAKTYYNSHKDEFMTAPGYELYHVQGDSAKLANLFAETPSLEQFKAAAYANSSNQKTAKDSGYVGHVKQNYALPYGIGLVNDLSSALEGKEPGFVTPVIRANDMKNFHRFYLAAVDPAKLKSYDRVGAGIEAGVKAGTYFEVDSSAVLITIAGKPVFTEADLLRFNEAYFRRVLTQQIHQKMVQMIAETFAYAEIAKELKLNHSWEYRALYRYNRLEYLSDRYVEKKLFDKDVPEDTLKAFYEYVRNSIQAGYSYEQSKSLVRKIALFPENLYKHDYFMCYRMIYAGKTYEQSISEIYNRNVGEYTATMTDRFAAEAYNQADVHLYDTGIAEFKPYKIADKLIARADSLYQAGKKSDAYYAYRDVMYAYAENDSLFERVAYEMAQIQGENEEFMDAEGEYYAFYTMWPNSVNAEKAMFSRGFMLNENLGWNDKALKVLEEFLQKYPNSELKESAQWLVDNIKSNGKLAEDLMKKIEAEE
- the purL gene encoding phosphoribosylformylglycinamidine synthase, with translation MLILRGTPALSDFRLQKLSSDFKSAGLSVASVYAEFLHVVDLSEGLSDAETETLKKVLHYGPAREPKALEGELFVVCPRPGTISPWSSKATDIAHICGLPAIKRIERAIAYYVKFEGAAPAGAREKISAKIHDRMTQAVFADTASLEVLFSKEEPRPLNVIPVLTEGRDALVKADKEMGLALSSDEIDYLVKNFTELKRNPTDVELYMFAQANSEHCRHKVFGAEWTIDGVKQDKSLFQMIKNTYQLHNSNIFSAYKDNAAVMKGAVAGRYYADPRNNKYDFHHEEVDILMKVETHNHPTAISPFPGAATGSGGEIRDEGATGKGSKPKAGLTGFSVSNLKLPGAVQPWEKDFGSPSRIASALDIMIEGPLGGAAFNNEYGRPNILGYFRTFEQEVDAQNGKEVRGYHKPIMLAGGLGNIKHEHIEKGHIDPGDHLIVLGGPAMLIGLGGGAASSVANGAGNESLDFASVQRENPEMERRCQEVIDRCWAMDEENPITFIHDVGAGGLSNAFPELVNDGGLGGKFELRNVPNDEPGMSPFEIWSNESQERYVIAIAGDKLDVFDAICKRERCPYAVVGEAIPEKHLTLTDKHFGTTPIDMPLGVLLGKPPRMIRNEKSQKRPLNSTVVPADASIKDVAHRVLANPTVADKTFLISIGDRSVTGMICRDQMVGPWQVPVADCAVTSATLDTYEGEVMSMGERAPVALISPAAAARMTVAESLTNMAAACVPDMGRVNLSANWMATPNYEGDGADLYEAVKSIGMELCPDLGITIPVGKDSMSMSTVWQDDKGSHRVTAPISLVISAFAPCADVRKTLTPQLLQDKDSTLVLVDLARGKNRMGASIAAQVYCNLGDKAPDVDSAKELRAFFETIQKLNAAGKIMAYHDKSDGGLYTTLAEMAFAGHVGVTVKADALKGNLIDALFNEELGAVLQVKNADLAAVKAAFEAVGLGDTVSEIATLNDSYNLVIGDYAEGLSDLRAIWSDTTRRIAALRDNPDCAESEYKLKLEQDNPGITPKVTFDVAASAKIIKDYASRPKMAILREQGVNGELEMAAAFQKAGFESIDVHMTDILEGRVSLKDFNGLVACGGFSYGDVLGAGEGWAKSILFNPKARAEFEAYFNRKDTFTLGVCNGCQMVSNLKDLIPGAKHWPRFVQNLSERFEARFCTLKVEDTPAVLLKGMAGSVLPIAVAHGEGRAEFASREAAEACLKTGLVALRYVDGKHEYTERYPLNPNGSPFGINGLCSEDGRALVMMPHPERVFRTCQYSWHPAEWGEDGPWMQLFRNGRIFVG